The genomic interval CCTTTTGTTTGCGGCTGCCGCGATCTGGGTGAAGCGTTACGGCGAATCGGCGAAGGCGCGGCGATGATACGCACCAAAGGCGAGGCAGGTACGGGCAACGTGGTGGAGGCGGTACGCCACATGCGTGCGGTGATGAGTGGCATCCGTTGGCTGCAGAGCCTGCGCGAGGACGAACTGATGGCGGCTTCCAAACAGCTGCAGGCTCCGTATGAGCTGGTGGTAGAGGTGCACCGCACCGGCAGGCTACCCGTGCCGAACTTTTCGGCGGGTGGTATCGCCACCCCTGCAGATGCTGCGCTGATGATGCAGCTGGGCGCGGAGGCAGTGTTCGTCGGTTCCGGTATCTTCAAATCGGGTGACCCGAAACGCCGTGCCAAAGCCATTGTGGATGCGGTGACCTACTACAACGACCCGAAGGTCCTCGCCGAGATTTCCGAGGACCTTGGCGAGCCAATGGTGGGCATCGACATCCGACAGCTCGAGGAGAAGGAGCTTCTGGCTCCGCGCGGGTGGTAGATTCGCGTGACCCCTCTCCCAGCCTGTGGGAGAGGGGATGTATACTTCAGTTCACGACGCCGGACGCACCTCGACCTCGCCGAACGGCTCCAGAGATTTCTGAATATGCTCTGCCTCTCCTACAGCCACAATCGCCATGCGGTCTGGGACGAGGTGGCGTTGGACCACATCGCGTATCGTCTCCAGTGTGATGGACTGCACGCGCTCGCGATAGGTTTCCATGCTGTCTTTGGGCAGTTCCAGCATTTCGATAGCCACGATTTCGCTCGCGATACCGCCCTGCGTGCTGAGGTGGATGGAGAAGGTGCCGTTCAGGTAGTTCTTCGTGCTTTCCAGCTCGTTTTCGGTGATACCGTCGCGTCGGAGCACATCTACCTCTTTGAGCATCTCCTGCACCGCTTCGCCCACCACCTCCGGGCGTACCTGTGCGGACATGGAGAAGCTGCTTGCTTCACGGTGTTGCGATAGATGTGACCCCACATCGTAGGCGAACCCTTTCTGCTCGCGCACGTTCATGAAAAGCCGCGAACCTGCACGTCCCCCCAGTGCCGTGTTAGTCACCTCCAGAGCCAGAAAATCGGGGTCGTTCGGGCGCGGGGCAAGATGCCCGATAAGCAGGTTAACCTGCACCGAGCCCGGCCGATCCACGATGTGTACCGTGCGTCGTTGGCGGCACGGAGGTGGTTCGTGCGTCGGGTGTTGCACGCCTCGCGATTGCCAGCCTGCGAACGCTTTGTCCAGACCTTTGTGCAGCTGTGAGGCATCCACTGCCCCAACCACTACTAACAGGCTGTTGTCCGGAGTGTAATTGCTCGCGTGGAACTGGCGCAGGGTATCAGGTGTCATGGCGTTCACCGACTCTTCCGTCGGAGCGATACGCGCGTAGGGGTGGTTGCCGAAAAGCACCCTCGCGTAGCGCTCGCGGGCGAGGAAGGCCGGTTGAGTTCGCTGGTAACGCAGTGTCTGGATAGTGTTCTCCTTCGCGAGCTCCACCTCGTCAGGGTCAAACGCCGGGGCGGTTACAGTCTCCGCCAGCAGTTTCAGCAATGGGATCAGGTTTTCCGCCAGCACGGTTGCGGAAACGGTGCTGTAGTCCCGGTTGGCATGGGCCTCCAGAGTGGCGCCCAGCTCCTCGACAGCGCGGGCGAACTGGAAGCTCTTGCGTTTTTGAGTGCCCTGTGTGAGGCAGTGAGCGGTCAACGCTGCCAGACCGGGCAGGTCGGCAGGGTCGTGTGCGCTGCCTGCCCGCACCACGAGGCGTAACGTCACAAAAGGAACGCGCCTGTCTTCCACAAGAATCACACGCAAGCCACCGGCGGCGGTGAACTGCTCGCGTCTGGGCAGCACCAGCGGACGCAATGCTGTCGGCGGTGGAGGGGTGGTTATCACTTCTGGTCTCCCCATTCTGTCCTCCTCTATTGCTCTGCTCCGGTTGCACCGGGAAGAATATACAAAACGGTACGGTTGGTGGGTACCAGGAAGCGCTGAGCGACCTGTTGCACGTCTTCCGCGGTAACATCCAGATAGCGTTGCAAGTCGGTGTTGATCAACGCTGGGTCGCCGTCAAAAAGCGTGTGATATGCCAGTTCCATCGCTCGCCCGAGCGGGGTCTGAAGTCCGTACATTCCGCCCCAGACGCCCCGGAAGCGTTCTGCGCGCAGCTGGTTCTTCGCACGCTGGAGCTCGCGTGGTTGCACGTCCTTTTGCTGTATCTGCTCCAGTTCGGCATAGATACTGCGCTCGACATGCTCAAAATCCCTGTCCGGCTTGAAGACCACGAAGGTCGTAAAAAGCCCTGGTCCCCGGCGGTCCTCCAGCCCTCCCGATACAGCCAGCGCGCTCTTTTGTCGTTTCACCAGCCGCTGGTGCAGGCGTGCACTCTCTCCTCCGAACAGGATACGGTCCAGCAGAGCGAGTGCGTATCTTTCAGGCGAGTGGCGGGGCGGAACCTTCCATGCCGTTGCTATCGCGGGCAAGTTTGCCAGCCTGTCGGTATAGGTAGCGCGTTTCTCCTGTCCACGCTCTGGTTCACTCACATCCACCGGCTGCGGCGGCTCCTGTGGGGGGATGTCACCGAAATGTTTGCGCACCCACTCCAAAGCCTGGTTCTCTTCGAAGTCGCCAGCGATGGCCAGCACGGCGTTGTTGGGGGCGTAATAGGTGCGGAAGAAGCGTTGCACGTCTTCCAGGGTTGCCGCATCGAGGTCTTCCATAGAACCGATGACCGAGTGTGCATTGGCGAAGTTGTCGTACGCCAGCTCGTAGAGCAAGATGCCCCGCGCGTACGAGAAGGGTTGATTGTCCACACGCAAGCGCTTCTCCTCTTTGACCACCTCGCGCTGGTTATCTAAGTTCTCCTGATTGACCTGCAGGGAACGCATCCTGTCCGCCTCGAGCCACAGGGCGAGCTCCAGCTGGTTGCTGGGCATGACTTCGAAATAGATGGTGAAATCGCTGCTGGTCATCCCATTAAGCACACCGCCGTTGTCCTCGACGTAGGTGTAGAACTCGCCCTTTCTTACGTTGACGGAACCCTGAAACATCATGTGTTCGAACAGATGGGCAAACCCTGTGCGTCCGGGCGGTTCGTTACGTGCCCCCACATCATACAGCACCACCACTGCTACCACCGGCACACTGTGGTCTTCGGAAAGCACCACACGCAAGCCATTGTCGATAGTGTGCAGGGAGTAGGGAACACGGAAAGGTATCGCCTTTTGGACTGCCATCTCCCCCGTGGACTCCTGTTCATCCGTATTTTTCTGTGGTGAGTATAGCCTTTTTCTGCTCATGATTGCAAGCCTTGTGTACGGATACAGTGAACAGGTTTCTGAAACAGTCTCTGCATTCCCCACCACGGGTGGAGTTGTTTTAGCCAGGGGAGTTCTGATAAAATAAAACGGTTAAGTGAAAAGGTGGGATTCACTGGCGGAGGAAGATGAGAAAAGAGTGGTGGTATGTAATCGTTGGGCTGTTGTCCCTGTATCTGGCTGTCCCTTTGTCGGCGGGGCAGTTTTCGGTTCGAACCATACCGGCGGTCAGTACGGCTAAGCCTCCGGTGATAGACGGAAAGCTCGATGACGAAGCATGGCAAAGTGCGCCTGTCGCGCGGGAGTTTATCGACCCCTACACCGGCAAGCCCGCCGCAGACCAGACCGAAGCATACATCCTATATGACAACACGGCTATCTATGTCGCGTTTTACTGTCATGATAGCCAGCCAGACGCCATTGTGGCGCGGGAAATCCGCCCAGGTTCGCAGTTCCCCGGAGAGGACACGGTCACTTTTCAGATCGACCCCTATCGCTCGCGCGACTGGGCGAACATCTCGGCTTTCATCGTGAACGCCCTGGGCACCCAGAACGAACGCATCGCCGGGGGGCGCGCTGCCAAACGCGAGTGGCGCGGCATCTGGCAGGCGGCGGTACAGCGAGTGCCGGATGGCTGGACGGTGGAGATGCGTATTCCCTGGGAGGTTTTAAACTATCCCAACACCAACGGCGCAGTCAACATGAGTATTAACTTCAAGCGTGACCATGCCCGCACGCGCATCGACTACTTCTGGAGCGACGTCACCCCCATGCGCCGCCCCGAGCTGATGGGAGTATGGCAGGGGGTGCGACCTCCAAAGGCAGGCAATCGCAAAACCCTGCAGTTCATGAGCTATCTCACGCCGGAGTGGCAGGACGGTGGTGGGGAGGAGGTACGTGCCGGACTGGATGTGCGCTACACGCCAACTCCTCAGCTGACCGGAGTGCTAAGCATGTTCCCCGACTTTCGGAACATCGAGGCGTCCGTAGAAGGCATCGAATTCAGCCGCAGTGAGCGGTTTGTGGAGGAAACGCGCCCGTTCTTTATGGAAGGCATCCGTTACTTTGACCTGACGGAGCCTTACGGTATCGGACGCCTTTTCTACAGCCAGCGCATCGCGGAGTTCGACGCAGGCTTGAAACTTTTCGGCAACCTCCATCCCGCGCTGTCGATCGGCGTGCTCAGCACCTTCCGCGGAGAGCGAGACAGGGCGTCGGTGGCGCATTTACGCTACTCCGCGGGCGAGCGCGGAGGGTGGAGTATCTACGGTCTGCTGCGCCGCGGTAGCGATAACCCGCAGCATGATGCGTACGGTACCAGCGGTAACATCCGCTTCGGCAACTTCCGCATCGGTGGCAAGTGGATTTATGCACGGGAAGGGGATACGGGCGGCGTCGCGACCGACGTGACTTTGAACTACGAAGTGCCTCGCTGGTTCAGCGGGTTGCGCTGGATGCGGATTGACCCCGATTTTCGCGCCTCGCTGGGGCTCATCTATTTCACCGACAGACAGGGATTATCATGGTATACCCGCTATGATAACGAGTTTCGGCAGGGAGCCATCCGCGAGCTGGAGGCAGATGTTTTTCTGCGCGACTACACACACTGTGACGGCACACCTTTCGAAAAGGGTATACAGGCATCTCTGAACGTCACCTTGCGCTCCGATCACCGCATCGGTATCGAGCATGAGGTCGCCACATTTGAAGGCACGCATGACCGTGTGTTTCAGGTAAGCGTGGGCGGTAACGTCAGCAATCGGTTCCGGCAGTGGAACCTCCGTTACGAGTTCGGACAGCGTTCGGACAGGGATATCCGTTTTATCGGTTTCGGCATCACGCGCCGGCTGTTCGGTAAGCTGGATGTGGGGCTAAACGGCTCGATCCTGCGGTTCGACGAAAACCGCGACCAGTATATCCTCACCGTAAGCTGGGAGTTCGATGAACTGCGCGCGTTGAGCGCGCGGCTGGTGCAGAGGGACGGTAATGTGAACTGGTACCTTGCCTACCGCAGCGCAGGAGGGGTAGGGCAGGACATGTACGTTATCATCGGCGACCCGAACGCGGATCGTTTCACGGAGCGCATCGCACTCAAGTGGGTGTGGGCGATGTAAGGTTGCCCGACAGCCTCGCACCCCGTGCCCAATCGCCTGCGCTCATTCGCGGACGACTTTCGGGTTGCACTTCCAGCAGCTGCAGTATCGTGCCCTCACCGCAGGCGACGTACAGCGACTGCCTCTCCACCTTCAGCACGGAGCTGGGAGGCTGAGGCGTCCTGTCGGATACGGGAAGGCACTTCCACACCTTTACCCATTTTTCATTCCAGAAGAAGCCCGAGCCCGGCTTCGGAGACATCGCGCGCACGCGGCACCAGATTCGAAGCGCCGTCTCTTCCCAGCGAATAAGGCTATCTTCGCGGGTGATGGGTGGGGCGTAGGTGGCAAGAGAATGGTCCTGTGGCTGGGGCGATATCGCGTCCTGCTCCAGCGCGCGCAGGGTTTCTATCAGCAGGTCGGCTCCCAGCTGCGCCAGCTTCCGTTCCAGCGTACCGGCATCGTCCTCCGGCAGGATGGCGCAGGTGCGTTGCAGGAGGATGGGACCGGTGTCCAGCGTCGGCTCCATCTGCATGATGGTGACGCCTGTTTCGGTTTCACCGTTCAGGATGGCGTGCTGGATGGGGGCAGCGCCGCGATATTTGGGAAGGAGCGATGCGTGAACGTTGACTGCCCAGCCGCTGGACGGAATCTTCAGCAGTGCTTCGGGGAGAATCTGCCCGAACGCGGCAACCACAATCACATCCGGCGCGAGGGCGCGCGCCTGCTCGATAAACTCCTTCCGACGCACCTTTTCGGGTGTCCAGACAGTCAGCCCTTGCTCTTCGGCGGCGCGGCGCACCGGGGTGGGTTGCAACCGCAAGTGTCTGCCGGTAGGACGGTCGGGTTGCGTCACCACTACCGGGAGGTCGTATCCCGCTCTGCACAAAGCGAGTAGCGAGGGAACGGCGAACTCGCTCGTTCCGAAAAAGAGCACCCGGCGCATCATTTGCCGACAGCGACCGCTTCCTTCCGTTTGGGTTCTTCCTCTTCAGTTGCCCAGCGGAGCGTGGCGGGGTCTGCACGGTCGATGAACAGGATACCGTCCAGATGGTCTACCTCATGCTGGATGACCCGGGCGGTAAGACCCTCTGCCTTGAACTTAATGGTCTTGCCCTGCAGGTTGGTCGCCTTCACCCAGATGGTTTGAGCGCGACGCACGTTGCCCATCAAGCCGGGCAGCGACAGGCATCCTTCCGGCGGTTCCAGCTGCTCGCCCGCCATCTTCAGGATGACCGGATTGACAAGGGCATAAATCTGAGGGTTGCTTTCGTCCGCAAAGTCAGTATACAGTAAGAGCCGGATAGAGACGCCCACCTGTGGCGCGGCAAGACCAATGCCGTTGGCATCCAGCATCGCCTTGCGCATGAACGACACCAGCTGGCGTATCTCCGGCGTGATGCGTTTGACTGGCTCCGCCACCTGGCGCAGGACGGGGTCTGGGTATTTCACAATCGGGTCGCCCTCCGCTCGGGGAAAGGGCGGCAACTCGAACGCCATTGCCACACTACCTCCAGGCGTATTATACCCTGTCTGACGCCGTTTGCACACTCTCCATCGTGCCGTCTTCCATGCCCATCATGCGGGGCGGCGGCGTTTGGGCGTCTGCAGGTTCATACAGGTACACGGGCGTACCGAAGGGAGGAGTAGCATACGGCAGGTGTGTGCTTCCCCTTGCCAGGATATGCTGATAGTTGGCGCAATCTCCTTCGTACGGTTCGCCGTGATTCCAGGGCACCCACGAGCGCGCGTTGCAGTAGTGACAGACATACGCGCGGCGGAAGCGGTCAGACGTGCGGTTGGGGTAGGAGCGGTGCAGGATATGCCCGTGGAAGAACAGCACGTCGCCCGGCTCCATCGGCACGGGGATGGGGTCGGGGTATTTGCGCACGACTTTGGTCAGGGCGTTCACCTCGTCATCGAGGTGGCTGGCGTTTTGCGCGGGGAAAAGATGCTCGATGGCTCCCTCCGCGTGGATGAACCCCCATGGCGTGGTAGGAGGATAGACCGGTTCGCAGTGAGAGCCAGGAACCACCCACAGGCATCCGTTTTGCTCGTCCGCAGGATCCAGCGCAATCCATGCTCCGATAAGGGTGTCCGGGTAGGTAGTGATGTAATACGAGTCCTGATGCCAGCCCTGTCCGCCCATGCCCGGCGGGTTGTAGAAGAGCATCGTTTGCAAGGCAAGCACATCGGGACCGATAAGCGCCTCCAGCACGTCAATGACACGCGGATGCAGCAGCCCCCATTCGGCAGTAGCGTCAACGCGGTGCAGCTGGTGTACGCGCGTCTGTGTTTTGAACACCTCCTCCAGCGCGGCACGGTCGGATTGTTGGGAGACGGCGGGCGGTTGACGTCGCCGCTCCGCCCACTCCAACAGGCGTTGCACATCGCTTTCCGCCAGCAGCTTCTCTACTTTCAGGTAGCCGTGACGCTGGTAGTGAACATACTCGTTTACGGTAACGCGATACCGGTCAGGACGCTCTGGCGCTTTGGGTAGATAAGCCATCGTTCGCCTCCAATGCGATTGGTTAGCGTTGTTAATAGTATAAAGGAATGCTTGTGGCAAGTGCAAGCATACGCGCAAGGCTGTCGCTACCGTTGACACCTGCTGAAGCTTATTTTATACTCTTTTCAGTATCTTCTGTGGC from Bacillota bacterium carries:
- the pdxS gene encoding pyridoxal 5'-phosphate synthase lyase subunit PdxS translates to MNEVEKATWRTKVGLAEMLKGGVIMDVTSPEQAEIAEEAGAVAVMALERVPADIRAQGGVARMTDPKIIKAIMKAVSIPVMAKCRIGHFVEAQILEALGVDFIDESEVLTPADEQHHIHKHAFRVPFVCGCRDLGEALRRIGEGAAMIRTKGEAGTGNVVEAVRHMRAVMSGIRWLQSLREDELMAASKQLQAPYELVVEVHRTGRLPVPNFSAGGIATPADAALMMQLGAEAVFVGSGIFKSGDPKRRAKAIVDAVTYYNDPKVLAEISEDLGEPMVGIDIRQLEEKELLAPRGW
- a CDS encoding insulinase family protein, whose protein sequence is MGRPEVITTPPPPTALRPLVLPRREQFTAAGGLRVILVEDRRVPFVTLRLVVRAGSAHDPADLPGLAALTAHCLTQGTQKRKSFQFARAVEELGATLEAHANRDYSTVSATVLAENLIPLLKLLAETVTAPAFDPDEVELAKENTIQTLRYQRTQPAFLARERYARVLFGNHPYARIAPTEESVNAMTPDTLRQFHASNYTPDNSLLVVVGAVDASQLHKGLDKAFAGWQSRGVQHPTHEPPPCRQRRTVHIVDRPGSVQVNLLIGHLAPRPNDPDFLALEVTNTALGGRAGSRLFMNVREQKGFAYDVGSHLSQHREASSFSMSAQVRPEVVGEAVQEMLKEVDVLRRDGITENELESTKNYLNGTFSIHLSTQGGIASEIVAIEMLELPKDSMETYRERVQSITLETIRDVVQRHLVPDRMAIVAVGEAEHIQKSLEPFGEVEVRPAS
- a CDS encoding insulinase family protein → MAVQKAIPFRVPYSLHTIDNGLRVVLSEDHSVPVVAVVVLYDVGARNEPPGRTGFAHLFEHMMFQGSVNVRKGEFYTYVEDNGGVLNGMTSSDFTIYFEVMPSNQLELALWLEADRMRSLQVNQENLDNQREVVKEEKRLRVDNQPFSYARGILLYELAYDNFANAHSVIGSMEDLDAATLEDVQRFFRTYYAPNNAVLAIAGDFEENQALEWVRKHFGDIPPQEPPQPVDVSEPERGQEKRATYTDRLANLPAIATAWKVPPRHSPERYALALLDRILFGGESARLHQRLVKRQKSALAVSGGLEDRRGPGLFTTFVVFKPDRDFEHVERSIYAELEQIQQKDVQPRELQRAKNQLRAERFRGVWGGMYGLQTPLGRAMELAYHTLFDGDPALINTDLQRYLDVTAEDVQQVAQRFLVPTNRTVLYILPGATGAEQ
- a CDS encoding carbohydrate binding family 9 domain-containing protein, with the protein product MRKEWWYVIVGLLSLYLAVPLSAGQFSVRTIPAVSTAKPPVIDGKLDDEAWQSAPVAREFIDPYTGKPAADQTEAYILYDNTAIYVAFYCHDSQPDAIVAREIRPGSQFPGEDTVTFQIDPYRSRDWANISAFIVNALGTQNERIAGGRAAKREWRGIWQAAVQRVPDGWTVEMRIPWEVLNYPNTNGAVNMSINFKRDHARTRIDYFWSDVTPMRRPELMGVWQGVRPPKAGNRKTLQFMSYLTPEWQDGGGEEVRAGLDVRYTPTPQLTGVLSMFPDFRNIEASVEGIEFSRSERFVEETRPFFMEGIRYFDLTEPYGIGRLFYSQRIAEFDAGLKLFGNLHPALSIGVLSTFRGERDRASVAHLRYSAGERGGWSIYGLLRRGSDNPQHDAYGTSGNIRFGNFRIGGKWIYAREGDTGGVATDVTLNYEVPRWFSGLRWMRIDPDFRASLGLIYFTDRQGLSWYTRYDNEFRQGAIRELEADVFLRDYTHCDGTPFEKGIQASLNVTLRSDHRIGIEHEVATFEGTHDRVFQVSVGGNVSNRFRQWNLRYEFGQRSDRDIRFIGFGITRRLFGKLDVGLNGSILRFDENRDQYILTVSWEFDELRALSARLVQRDGNVNWYLAYRSAGGVGQDMYVIIGDPNADRFTERIALKWVWAM
- the fmt gene encoding methionyl-tRNA formyltransferase; translation: MRRVLFFGTSEFAVPSLLALCRAGYDLPVVVTQPDRPTGRHLRLQPTPVRRAAEEQGLTVWTPEKVRRKEFIEQARALAPDVIVVAAFGQILPEALLKIPSSGWAVNVHASLLPKYRGAAPIQHAILNGETETGVTIMQMEPTLDTGPILLQRTCAILPEDDAGTLERKLAQLGADLLIETLRALEQDAISPQPQDHSLATYAPPITREDSLIRWEETALRIWCRVRAMSPKPGSGFFWNEKWVKVWKCLPVSDRTPQPPSSVLKVERQSLYVACGEGTILQLLEVQPESRPRMSAGDWARGARLSGNLTSPTPT
- the def gene encoding peptide deformylase, whose translation is MAFELPPFPRAEGDPIVKYPDPVLRQVAEPVKRITPEIRQLVSFMRKAMLDANGIGLAAPQVGVSIRLLLYTDFADESNPQIYALVNPVILKMAGEQLEPPEGCLSLPGLMGNVRRAQTIWVKATNLQGKTIKFKAEGLTARVIQHEVDHLDGILFIDRADPATLRWATEEEEPKRKEAVAVGK
- a CDS encoding phytanoyl-CoA dioxygenase family protein, with the protein product MAYLPKAPERPDRYRVTVNEYVHYQRHGYLKVEKLLAESDVQRLLEWAERRRQPPAVSQQSDRAALEEVFKTQTRVHQLHRVDATAEWGLLHPRVIDVLEALIGPDVLALQTMLFYNPPGMGGQGWHQDSYYITTYPDTLIGAWIALDPADEQNGCLWVVPGSHCEPVYPPTTPWGFIHAEGAIEHLFPAQNASHLDDEVNALTKVVRKYPDPIPVPMEPGDVLFFHGHILHRSYPNRTSDRFRRAYVCHYCNARSWVPWNHGEPYEGDCANYQHILARGSTHLPYATPPFGTPVYLYEPADAQTPPPRMMGMEDGTMESVQTASDRV